A region from the Schistocerca serialis cubense isolate TAMUIC-IGC-003099 chromosome 1, iqSchSeri2.2, whole genome shotgun sequence genome encodes:
- the LOC126477108 gene encoding uncharacterized protein LOC126477108: MQRVLGETSPYCQIDGNVLTEHFKVIYSKSDFSVTDAPAAVPDFAATTPPDVSEEVLLPITPSEVQQRLQKASNTAPGADGVTYSDLRREDPGCHVLAKIFSRCWNERKTPVQWKISTTVLIHKKGDVSDVTNWRPLALSSTISKLFAAIVADRTSLWAERLNLLSPEQKGFRTFEGCYEHNFIVQTAIDDARRRGGQACFAWLDLANAFGSVPHAHLLGVLSRMGLPEQLHHLIADMYDGCSTRVRTSDGLTEEIEIQAGVKQGCPLSPIVFNLALEPVLRAATSLRNECGIPLSGVSVSALAYADDIVLLARDSEAMQTLLNVVGEAATWAGLTFKPSKCATLHIRRRQTLGSVFALQGGEPAVLGAGDAYLHLGVPTGYKVTQTPTDAIAAIRRDLQHLDASLLAPWQKIDAVRVFLLPRLDFVMRGGAVRKGPLSALDKAVKAAVKSWLFLPQRASTEQLYLALGEGGCGLTPLADAADISTIVHGFRMLHCDDATVRDIAWATLTTAARRRLGREPSRSDLATYLSGSTEGDLARDGGDIQSLWTRVRNATRRLAPRGVTWRWSELLCELQVEVGGQPAIADDAEHGGIGGVTQPATEGAAPGTTRHLDDGGDGPQHDDDSVGRTATTGVEHVRVGGGAKRLLSRTLRECLRQRLRHILLRKPDQGKVFECTRESTASNHFIAGGKYTRFADWRFIHRARLGVVPLNGCRRFDGRANNNKACRRCGHNNETLPHVINACMVHSAALQYRHNAVLNRLATAVAGRPRRGNAAVPDIRINQAVIGDSSGLRPDLVITDEAAKTVTIVDVTIPFENRRIALDNARQLKRIKYADVARGLAARGYSVTVDALVVGSLGAWDRQNDAVLRHLGIASRYCQLMRRLMVSDTIKWSRDIYVEHITGHRQYVSP; the protein is encoded by the coding sequence atgcagcgcgtccttggagagacgtcgccgtactgccaaatcgatggcaacgtgctcacggagcactttaAGGTAATATATTCTAAATCCGACTTTTCCGTTacagatgcaccagctgctgtcccggactttgccgccaccacgcctcctgatgtcagcgaggaggtcctgctgccgatcacaccttcagaggtgcaacagcggctccagaaggcgagcaatactgctcctggggcagacggagtcacctactcggacttgcgacgtgaggatcctggctgccatgtgctagctaagatcttctcgcgctgctggaatgagcggaagactccggtgcagtggaaaatatccactaccgtcctcatccacaagaaaggggacgtctcggacgtgacaaactggcggcctttagcattgagctctaccatctctaagctctttgctgcaatcgttgcggaccgcacttctctctgggcggagcggttgaacctgctctccccagaacagaagggcttccgcacgtttgaaggctgctacgagcacaacttcattgtgcagacggcaattgacgatgcaaggcgcaggggaggccaagcatgctttgcttggcttgatctggcgaatgcttttggttcagtgcctcacgctcacctccttggagtactgagcaggatgggactaccagagcaactgcaccatctaattgccgacatgtacgatggttgctccacccgcgtccgtacatctgacggactaacggaggagatagagatccaggcaggggtcaagcagggctgtccactgtcgcccatcgtctttaatctcgcgctcgagccggtacttcgcgccgcaacctcactcagaaatgagtgtggtattccgcttagcggcgtcagtgtgagtgcactggcatatgcggacgatatcgtgcttctggcgcgggattcagaggcgatgcagacgctcctcaatgttgtgggtgaggcggcgacgtgggccgggcttaccttcaagccgtcgaagtgtgccacgcttcacatccgccgtcggcagacactaggctcggtattcgccctgcaagggggagaaccagccgtgctcggtgcgggtgacgcctacctccatcttggcgttcccaccgggtacaaagtcacgcagacgccaacggatgcgatcgcggcaattcgacgcgacttgcagcacctggacgcttccctgctggctccctggcagaagattgacgctgtgcgtgtctttctcctccctaggcttgactttgtcatgcggggcggagcggtacgcaaggggccgctatctgcactcgacaaggcagtgaaagcggctgtcaaatcatggctgttcctcccacagcgtgcgtccaccgaacagctgtacctcgcgctgggagagggaggatgcggcctgacgccgctcgcggacgctgcggacatctcgacgatcgtccacggcttccgcatgctgcactgcgacgacgccaccgtccgcgacatcgcctgggccacactaactacggccgcgcgccgccgactggggagggagccgagtcgttccgacttggccacctaccttagcggcagcactgagggtgacctcgcacgcgacggaggtgacatccagtcactgtggacgcgcgtcaggaacgccacaaggcgcctagcgccgcgtggcgtcacctggcgctggagtgaactgctttgtgagttgcaggtggaggtcggcggccaacccgccatcgctgacgacgcggaacacggcggcatcggaggggtgacgcagccggccacggagggggcggcgcctgggactacacgacacctcgatgatggcggcgatggaccgcagcacgatgatgacagcgtgggacgcaccgccaccactggcgtcgagcatgtccgggtgggagggggcgccaaacgtcttctctcacggacgctccgcgagtgtctgaggcagcgcctgcgccacatcctactcaggaaacctgaccaggggaaggtgttcgagtgtaccagggagtccacagcgtccaaccacttcatagcgggaggcaaatacacccgcttcgcagactggcgctttatccatcgcgcaaggctcggagtcgtgcctctgaacggttgtcgccgctttgatgggcgggcaaacaacaacaaagcctgccgacgctgtggccacaacaacgagacgctcccgcacgtgatcaacgcgtgcatggtgcactcagcagccctgcagtatcgccacaacgcggtcctcaaccgcctcgcgacagcagtcgctgggcggccaaggagaggaaacgctgctgttcctgacatcaggatcaaccaagccgtcataggggacagcagtgggctgcgtccggacctcgtaataactgacgaggccgctaagactgtgaccatcgtcgatgtgacaatccccttcgagaataggcggattgcgctcgacaacgctcggcaactgaagaggataaagtacgccgacgttgcgcgcggattagccgctcgcggctattccgtcactgtcgacgccctggttgttggcagtctgggggcgtgggaccgccagaacgatgcagtgcttcggcacctaggcatcgctagccgctactgccaactgatgcggcggctgatggtgtctgacaccatcaagtggtcccgcgacatttacgtggaacacattactggccaccgccagtatgtgtccccctag